One region of Pagrus major chromosome 5, Pma_NU_1.0 genomic DNA includes:
- the LOC140996301 gene encoding uncharacterized protein: MPSEFILEIFLGILGFGLSILFCTTFCRACSRFREEQIERELWRRNEQEVRHNPIFFIPFPRNVSEGENHLRLPRYSEEVQSPPRYSTAAYCAPPPAYNELGFKPDDLPPAYTESNAPGYPSTPPPPPPPPSPPPLPHTDMVQPQTRSQQ, from the exons ATGCCATCTGAGTTCATTCTAGA GATCTTCCTGGGCATCCTGGGCTTCGGCCTCTCCATCTTGTTTTGCACGACTTTCTGCAGGGCTTGCAGTCGTTTCAGGGAGGAGCAGATAGAGAGGGAGTTGTGGAGGCGCAATGAGCAGGAAGTGCGCCATAATCCGATATTTTTCATCCCCTTCCCCAGAAATGTGTCAGAGGGCGAAAACCATTTAAGGCTGCCTCGATACAGCGAGGAGGTCCAATCACCACCACGATACAGCACTGCTGCTTACTGTGCGCCCCCACCTGCCTATAATGAG ctgggCTTTAAGCCTGATGATCTTCCCCCTGCATACACAGAATCTAACGCTCCTGGGTATCCCAGCacaccgccaccaccaccaccacctccatccCCACCACCCCTACCTCACACAGACATGGTTCAACCACAAACACGGTCACAACAATAA
- the erap1b gene encoding endoplasmic reticulum aminopeptidase 1b, whose amino-acid sequence MFVAPLLLLLFVLFSSSSGAQLPNQGQTKDVPIATNGQPFPWDRMRLPKTVFPLHYDLTIHPNLTTLDFTGVARIQLDVLEDTSTVVLHAKQMQVSNVLLLAPEGVRPLKVLEYPQFHQLALLSDSVLTKGRRYEVHLEFAANLSDSFHGFYKSSYRTKNGEVRVLASTQFEATFARAAFPCFDEPAFKANFTIQIIREPRHISISNMPKLKTVELPGGLLEDHFDTTVRMSTYLVAYIVSDFLSVSRTTQHGVKISIYAVAEKIDQTAYALDAAVKLLDFYDDYFDIPYPLPKQDLAAIPDFQSGAMENWGLTTYRETGLLFDPDKSSASDKLSITKVIAHELAHQWFGNLVTMEWWNDLWLNEGFAKFMEFISLDITYPELHVDDFFLGKCFEAMEVDSLSSSHPVSTHVENPMQIQEMFDDVSYDKGACILNMLRDFLTPEAFEIGIIRYLKRYSYQNTVNSHLWESLTDICNSDDLDKGRLKHKEFCSKRDLQSGASKWYSGDELDVRAIMDTWTLQEGFPLVTVEVRGREVKLSQERYLKTDDPSLTEGFLWQIPLTYMTSASSTIQRFLLKTKTDVLYLPEEVDWVKFNVDMSGYYMVHYAGEGWNSIIKLLQHNHTALTSNDRASIIQNVFQLVSVGKVRLDTALELSLYLSKETAIMAVTQGFGELVPLYKLMEKRDMAALENQMKGYIVDLFRGLIDRQEWTDSGSVSERVLRSYLLLFGCVRNYAPCVAKATQLFNKWKDSDGTISLPVDITMAVFVIGARTPEGWDFLFEKYRQSFQMSAKSRMKSAMGVTPLKDKLQWMMEQSLSGEIMKTQDLPDVIVSVSRNPHGYKLAWDFFRANWHTMIKKFDLGSHTISYMVTGVTSQYSTREMLDEVKSFFGSLTEETGSELRCIRQTYETIEDNIRWMDTNLPLLQAWLDKRSRRAVHEDL is encoded by the exons ATGTTCGtggctcctctcctgctcctgctcttcgtcctcttttcttcctcatcAGGGGCGCAGCTGCCAAACCAAGGCCAAACCAAGGATGTCCCCATAGCCACCAACGGCCAGCCATTTCCCTGGGACCGCATGAGACTCCCCAAAACCGTCTTCCCCCTCCACTACGACCTGACCATCCACCCCAACCTGACCACCCTCGACTTCACTGGCGTTGCTCGCATCCAGCTGGACGTGCTGGAAGACACCAGCACCGTAGTTCTCCATGCCAAGCAGATGCAGGTGTCCAACGTGCTGCTCCTCGCACCTGAAGGTGTGAGGCCCCTCAAGGTTCTGGAGTACCCTCAGTTCCATCAGCTCGCCCTGCTGTCGGACTCGGTGCTGACCAAAGGTAGGAGGTATGAAGTTCACCTGGAGTTTGCTGCCAACTTGTCCGACAGCTTCCACGGTTTCTACAAGAGCAGCTACCGCACCAAGAATGGAGAAGTCCG gGTTCTGGCCTCCACGCAGTTTGAAGCCACCTTTGCTCGTGCAGCCTTCCCCTGTTTTGACGAGCCGGCCTTCAAAGCCAACTTCACCATACAGATTATACGAGAGCCGCGCCACATTTCCATATCCAACATGCCTAAG TTAAAAACTGTCGAGTTGCCAGGCGGTTTGCTTGAGGATCACTTCGACACCACTGTTAGGATGAGCACTTACCTGGTGGCCTACatcgtgtctgacttcctgtctgtgagcAGGACCACCCAGCATGGTGTCAAG ATTTCAATCTACGCTGTAGCAGAGAAGATCGACCAGACAGCCTACGCACTAGACGCTGCTGTGAAGCTGTTGGACTTCTACGATGACTATTTTGATATTCCCTACCCACTTCCCAAACAGG ACCTGGCTGCTATCCCTGACTTCCAGTCAGGTGCGATGGAGAACTGGGGGCTGACCACCTACAGAGAGACAGGCCTCCTCTTTGACCCTGACAAGTCCTCAGCTTCAGACAAACTGAGCATCACCAAGGTCATCGCCCATGAGCTTGCTCACCAG TGGTTTGGCAACCTGGTGACGATGGAGTGGTGGAACGACCTGTGGCTCAATGAGGGTTTCGCCAAGTTCATGGAGTTTATTTCTCTGGACATCACCTACCCAGAGCTGCACGTG gATGACTTCTTCTTGGGGAAATGTTTCGAGGCCATGGAAGTGGACTCCCTCAGCTCCTCTCACCCAGTCTCAACCCACGTGGAAAACCCCATGCAGATCCAGGAGATGTTCGACGACGTGTCATACGACAAG GGAGCATGTATTCTGAATATGCTACGAGACTTCCTGACTCCTGAGGCCTTTGAGATTGGCATCATCCGATACCTCAAACGCTACAGCTACCAAAACACTGTCAACAGCCACCTGTGGGAGAGCCTGACTGAT ATCTGCAACTCAGATGATCTGGACAAAGGCCGATTGAAACACAAGGAGTTCTGCTCCAAGCGCGACCTCCAGTCTGGAGCCTCT AAATGGTACTCTGGTGATGAGCTGGATGTCAGGGCCATCATGGACACGTGGACGCTGCAGGAAGGGTTCCCGCTGGTCACtgtggaggtcagaggtcgcgAGGTCAAGCTCAGTCAGGAGCGCTACCTGAAGACTGACGACCCCTCCCTCACTGAAGG ATTCCTTTGGCAGATCCCCCTGACCTACATGACGAGTGCTTCCAGCACCATCCAGCGCTTCCTGCTTAAGACAAAGACTG ACGTCCTGTACCTGCCGGAGGAGGTGGACTGGGTGAAGTTCAATGTGGACATGAGTGGCTACTACATGGTCCACTACGCAGGCGAGGGGTGGAACTCCATTATCAAACTGCtgcaacacaaccacacagcCCTGACCAGTAACGACCGCGCTAGCATCATCCAGAATGTCTTCCAGCTGGTCAG TGTAGGGAAGGTGAGGCTGGACACGGCTCTGGAgctgtctctgtatctgtccAAAGAGACGGCGATCATGGCTGTGACGCAGGGCTTTGGAGAGCTTGTACCTCTCTACAAACTGATGGAGAAAAGAGACATGGCTGCTCTAGAGAACCAGATGAAG GGCTACATTGTGGATCTGTTCCGGGGACTGATTGATCGGCAGGAGTGGACTGACTCTGGATCAGTGTCAGAGCGAGTGCTGAGGAGCTACCTGCTGCTCTTCGGCTGCGTCAGGAACTACGCTCCCTGTGTAGCCAAAGCCACCCAGCTCTTTAACAAGTGGAAGGACTCTGATGGCACCATAAG CCTCCCTGTTGACATCACCAtggctgtgtttgtgattgGAGCTCGAACACCAGAGGGGTGGGACTTCCTGTTTGAGAAGTACCGACAGTCGTTCCAAATGTCTGCAAAAAGCCGCATGAAAAGTGCGATGGGCGTCACCCCGCTGAAGGACAAGCTTCAATG GATGATGGAGCAGAGCCTCAGTGGTGAGATAATGAAGACTCAGGACCTCCCAGATGTCATCGTCTCTGTCAGCAGGAACCCACATGGCTACAAACTGGCCTGGGACTTCTTCCGAGCCAACTGGCACACCATGATCAAGAA ATTTGACTTGGGCTCTCACACCATATCATACATGGTGACCGGCGTGACCAGCCAGTATTCTACCAGGGAGATGTTAGATGAG GTGAAAAGCTTCTTTGGCTCCCTGACCGAGGAGACGGGCTCAGAGTTGAGGTGTATCCGGCAGACCTACGAGACCATTGAGGATAACATCCGCTGGATGGACACCAACCTTCCTCTGCTGCAGGCCTGGCTGGACAAACGCAGCCGCAGAGCCGTGCATGAAGATTTATAA